The following is a genomic window from Candidatus Omnitrophota bacterium.
GGCGATATCGGCTAGACCCTTCTTTGTAAAATGAGATATGAGCCCCGGATTGGCTCCGTGGTCTAGGATCGCTGTTGTCTTTGGGTCTTTCCATCGTGATGTAATCTTCTGTATCTCTTTCTGACGATAGTAGAGGGATTTCTGAAAAGGGGTTTTATTGTGTATATCCGCATAAGGATCCCACTGCTCTACAGACGTATTGATGTATAAAACTTTATTCTCGTGGCACCAGCTTAGCATTTCAATACAGTCTATATTCCATGAAAGGTCTATTATTATACCGCCGGGAGAAACGTGCTCCGACAAGATTTGCGAAAGATTGAGAGGAGTGATCTTTTCCTGGAAAAATTTCACTCCACGTCTTATATAGGGCGAGAGCGCTTTTCTTTTATCTACAAAATCTAATATTGTAATATTTTTATACGGTATGGAGATGTGTTTGAGAAGAATGGGTAAAGCGCAGCGGGCTACTGATCCGTAACCAATCATTAAAACTTTATTTTTAAACGTCATGATATCATTGCCCTCCTTGTATGGGTTTTAAACAAAAAAAACACTCCGTCCCACATGGACAAAGTGGTTTTACAAAGAGAGCAAGATGTTAAGTGATATCCTCCTTTTGTTTATCATGATACTATAATTTTAACACAAAATTCTTAAAGATCAAATTTTTTCGACTGACCTTATATAAACAAAAAAACCTACACAAGACTGATAGACTTACGAAGTTTTTACTTTTTTATAGTCTAAGATTTACACCCTCCTAGCTAGGGATTGTCTCAATTTTGTTTAAGTGTAGCGCATTCCCTTATTTTGTCAACTCAACAGGAACTAATTCCAATAGTTTCTTATTAAAGTCTAAAACCTCAATATCACATAACTCATTTATATCGTTAAAGTTATGCAATAAATCTGTTAAGTTGGTGGTGAGGGAAGGATTCGAACCTTCGAAGGCTTGCGCCGTCAGATTTCAAGTGCCCCCAGGTTACCCCGGGGCTTGGACTATCTCATCACCATGGCTTACCAATATTCTGATAAACTTTAGGCGGCGGGCGCTTAGTCTCTGCACCTTCAATGAGCTAAAAAAATAAGCTCAAGGCTTGGCTCAGGATTCCCCTTACCGTTTTTGCGTTAAGGGCTCCCCTGAATTCACCCGCTTTTACACCCCGAATTTCTTCGAGGCGCTGCGTTCACCACAGTCTGATCCATTTGACCGCTTTGGTACCTCACCACATTCGTTTATATAGGCATCGATCCAGTCTCTGATTATGCCTAATAATTTTATATCATTGTAGCGTATATGAACAAGACCGTAAAGCAATTTTCTATCGCTATTGTTTGAGCTTCCGACTCTAATATACGGTTTTGTGAATTGCTCCTTAGGTATCGCGGTAACATTACACCAATAATTTTTCAGCTTTTCGATATCCTGATACTCGTAAGCATATAAATAAACCCGCAGACGCCTGTCATCTACGCCACATATTTCGCGCAAGAATTTTAAAAATATTTTGACCATCCGCGGATCGCTATTGGCAAAATCTACGGTGGACCTTTTAAGCGTTCCTTCCGCCCAATAAAGCATTACCCCTGCTATCTTGAGCTTAGTTTCAGCTATGGTAAGATTTGTTTTAATTTTGAATTGAGGCTTATTTTTATTTGCGACAAAATTCGCTTCAGAATAATTGCGGCGAGGTATGTTGTTTTTATTCATAAAATTATACAAGGACCAGATGGAAACAGCGATCTCCTCAGCTACCTCTTTAGCGCTATATCCTTTTCCCCAATATAATCCTTTAACCTTTTCGCTATCTATTCTATCCATACCCTGCTTTGCCTAATGCCGATTATATAAAATGGAGCTAGCAGAGGGGATCGAACCCCCGACCTATGGTTTACAAAACCATTGCTCTACCAGCTGAGCTATGCTAGCCTAACTGCCTTAACGCTTCCGGCAATTTATCTAAAATGTCCGTCGCGATAAGACTTAAAATGCCCTTTTCCTTGGCCGCGATGTCTCCGGCGAGGCCGTGAAAATATACGCCGAGCACTGCCGCATCAAATGTGTTGGCGCCCTGCGCGAGAAACGCGGCGATAACGCCCGTAAGCACATCGCCGACACCGCCCGAAGCCATGCCGGGGTTACCGGTATCATTTATATATAGCTTCCCTGAAGGATCGGCGACAACCGTTCCGTGCCCTTTTAAAACCAGGACGATATTATACTCACAGGCGACTTTAAGCGCAATATCTTTTCTCGATTTCTGAATATCTTCAACGCTTCTGCCCGTCAGCTTCGCGAGTTCTCCCGGATGAGGCGTAAGCACTATCGAAGCGCCGGAGCCGGTCGCCTTCTTTAACGCATCCGTGTAGCCGCAGAACGCGCTGATGCCGTCCGCGTCGAGGACTATCGGGCCTTTGAGTCGCGGTGCGATCCGCCTGACGAGCTGGGCGGTCGCCTTATCCTGCGAAAGGCCCGGCCCTACGGCAAAGACACTGCATTTTTTCGCGAACGACAGTAACTCGCTCTGGGCGTCGAGATCCAGAGCGCGCTCGGGCGTTTCGGCGAATGGCTTCACCATGACCTCGGTAAGTTTCGAAGCCAGTATGCCATGTATGCTTTCAGGCACCGCTAAAGTAACGAGTCCGCTCCCCGCCCTGACCGCCGCTTGAGCCGCCAGATACGCCGCGCCCGTGTATCCGCAGGAGCCGGCCACGACAAGGACGCGGCCGAAATCACCTTTATGCGAATCGGATCTTCTCTTTGGAAACGCGTCTCTTATCGAGTCTATCGATATCATTCCGCACCATTCGTAAGTATCACGTTTGCGATCGCATAATTCCGGGAATGTGACATACTGAGCAAAACATTACTGATCTTTTTCTTCTTCATTAATTTCAACGCGCCGGCGTGGAACTTTATCTCAGGCTTGCCTTCAGCATCATTCAATACCTCTATCTCCGTCCATCTTATGGGGAATTTTTTCGGTTCGCCGAAAGCCTTTACAACCGCTTCCTTCGCGGCAAATCTCGCGGCAAGGTGCTGGCAGGCAAAACGTTTCGAGTTCGAATATTCTATCTCTTTATCGGTAAATATTTTTTTTAGAAAATTGTCGCCCCATTTGGCAATGGCGTCGCGCATCCTGAATATCTCCACTATGTCGACACCCGCTCCAAATATCATCTGACTATCTCCAGCATTTCCCGGACAGCCGCTTCGATACCTACAAATATCGCTCTCGAAATAATGGAGTGGCCGATGTTGAGCTCGTTCATCTTAGGGATACGCGCGACGTCAAATGTATTTTCATAATTAAGCCCATGTCCGGCATTGACCTCGAGCCCAAGCGAAGCGGCGTGACGCACAGCCTTTTTCAGCGTCTCGAGCTCCCGCTTTCGGGCAGTATCCGTCGCGGCATTGGCGTATTCACCGGTGTGTAGCTCGATTATGGTAGCGCCTGACTTTACAGCCGCGTCTATCTGAGCGAACGACGGGCCTATGAAGAGGCTGACGTCGATACCGCCGTCTTTAAGGCGCGCCACGGCCGAACTAACTTTTTTGAGGTTGCCCCTGACGTCGAGCCCGCCCTCGGTCGTGACCTCCTGCCGTCTCTCAGGAACAAGCGTCGCCTGGTCCGGCTTCACCCGGCAGGCGATACCGACTATCTCAGGAACTATCGACATCTCCAGATTGAACCGCGTCCTTACGCTCTCGCGGAGCGTCGTGACATCGGCATCGTTTATATGCCGCCTGTCCTCGCGCAAATGGCAGACGATGGAGTCACAGCCGGCCGCCTCACAAAGCACTGCGGCCTCTATCGGGTCCGGCATGTAAGTCTTGCGGGCTTCGCGAAGCGTGGCAACGTGATCTATGTTAACACCGAGTTTCGGCATATTGGATTACACTCCCTGGCCGGTTGTCTTCGCCTGGTCGGGCGCCGTTACCTGGTCGGCTATCTTCTCTACCGGTATAGTCACCTGCACGAGGGTCTCTTCCATAAACGCGCCCGGCGCTATAGGATTAAGCGGCACCGATTTCGTAAAAGATTTGTGCGTACCGCTTATATCGATAGGCATCGTGTATATAAATTTCACTTTTCCCATAATATCCTTTGCGCCTACGACTATACAATATTCCGGCACCACCACCGCTTTTTTCACATCAATCGTAAACCCGCTTCGAGGTTTCCCTATAACAACGGGCATTATGGTCAGCTTCTTGGAAACCATACCCTCCTGCGGTAGCATCCTGTTTAAAAACTGCCTCTCCTCATCATTACCTTTTTTCAATTCGTCGACGACATAAAACCAGAGCGCCAGCGCAAGTATGAGAGCTGTAAATTTCAGGCCTATGTGCTTGGTAAAAATTTTTCGTATGAAATCGAGCATCTCTATCCCTTTTTCGCTTTTAAAGACGGAAGCACGCGGACACGTTCACGCCGTTTGGCAGGCTTGCAGAACAGGTCTTTGAGCATCTTGTTCAGATTATCCTCATCCAGCCCGTAATGCAATTTCCCGCCGTTCGCGACCGAGATATTGCCGGTCTCCTCGCTCACCACCACGCAAACCGCGTCAGTCTCCTCGCTGATGCCTACCGCGGCCCTGTGCCGCATACCCATATATTTCGGCAGGTCTTTCTCCTCTTGCGGAAGCGGCAGAACGCAACCGGCCGCGGTCAAACGGCCGTGCTGTAATATGATCGCTCCGTCGTGCAAAGGCGACTGTTGTAAAAATATGGATGTGATAAGATATGCCGTAACCTCCGAGTCGATGACGGTTCCGGTCTCGACGTAGCTTTTCAGCCCCGTCTCGCGCTCGATAACGATAAGCGCGCCTATCTTTTTCCTTGCAAGCGCCGCCGCGGCCTTCGACACCTCATCCATCGCCTCGATATTCTCCTGATGCCTGCCAAATTGGCCGAGCTGGGCCAATCCCCGTCGAAGTTCCGGTTGGAATACGAAAAGTAGCGCTATGACTGATATGGGGAAAAGCCGGGTGATGACCCAGTTTATAACGTTCAGGCCGAGTTGCTGTGTGCCGATAAAGATAAGGGTAACTATTACCAATCCTTTTAGAAGCTGTTCGGAGCGGGTGCCTTTAACAAATAGGAGGATCATATAGATGACATACCAGAGTATCAATATCTCCAGCACTATCTTCCATACGTTGACGGTTTCCATAGATCCTTTATGTCCTTAAGTTCAATATCCTGCGGGTGACCTCGAAAGCATCCGCGGCTTCTCTTACATCGTGAACTCGCAGTATATCCGCGCCTTTAGTTACAGCCACAACGCACGCGGCTATAGTTCCCGCAAGCCGGTCGGCCGCAGGCCGGCCGAGTATATTTCCGATAAACGATTTTCTTGAAACCCCGACGCATAACGGCAGGCCGAAAGCTTTAAACTCTTCCAGTCTATTTAATATTTCTAGATTGTGATTTAATGTTTTGCCGAATCCTATACCCGGATCGATTATCAGTTTATCCGTCTCTATCCCGGCAGTGCGGGCGACACAAAGTGATTCCCGCAGGCCGGTCTTTATCTCGGCAATAAGGTCACGATACCGCGGCGCTTTCTGCATACTCTTCGGCGTGCCCTTCATGTGCATCACTATAACGCTCGCCCCATAGCGCGCCGCGACGGCCGCCATTGCCGGGTCGTGTTTCAAACCGGAAATATCATTGATGATCCGCGCGCCCGAACGAAGCGCTTCCTCGGCAACCTCCGACTTCCGAGTATCTACCGATATGACAACATCGCAACGCTTCGATATGGCCGTGATGACCGGGATAACCCGGGAGAGCTCCTCATCCGCGCTCACGTCGCGCGCCCCGGGCCTGGTCGATTCGCCGCCTATATCTATGATATCGGCGCCGTCGCGAACCATCTTCATCGCGTGGACTAACGCGGAGCGTTTATTAAAATACTTTCCACCGTCGGAAAATGAGTCGGGGGTCGTATTAAGGATCCCCATGATGCAGATAGGTTTAAACTTCCTTCTTTTCATCGGCTTTGAATCCGGTGAGCTCCCTTATCTCCCCAATCTCCATTATCTCTTTTTCCAAAAGCCGGTCCGCTAAAAGTTTTAATTTATCCTGATGTTTAATAAGCTCGCTCTTCGCGCGCTCATAGCATTCATCTATTATTTTACGTATTTCCTGGTCTATTACGAGAGCGGTCTGGTCGCTATAATTGCGCTCTTCCATTATGTCGCGACCCAGGAATATCTGTTCCTCTTTATGGCCGAATGTCAGATGCCCCAGTCTCTCACTCATACCGAACCGCGTAACCATTTTACGCGCCAGCGCCGTAGCGACCTCGAGATCGTTCTGCGCGCCGGTCGACACTTCGTGGAATGTAATCTCTTCGCTCGCCCTGCCGCCGAGAAGTCCGGCGATCCTACCGAGAAGCTCTGTCTTCGAAACGATATAGCGGTCTTCGATCGGAAGCCGTATCGTGTAGCCGAGCGCCATGCCGCGCGGCAATATCGAAACTTTATGCAAAGGATCCGCGCCCGGGATTATGAGCGCCAGCAAAGCGTGCCCGGATTCGTGATAGGACACTATCGCCTTTTCAGGTTTAGATATTATCTTCGATTTCCTCTCGGGGCCCGCCATGACGCGCTCCATCGCTTCCTGCAGTTCGCTCATGGTCACAGTCTCATTGTTCCGACGGGCGGCAAGAAGCGCCGCTTCGTTCACAAGGTTCGCGAGATCCGCTCCGGAGAACCCGGGTGTCTGGCGCGCTATCGTCTTCAGATTAGTTGCCGCGTCGAGTTTTACGTTCTTCGCGTGCACTTTCAGGATCGCCTCGCGTCCGACGATATCCGGCATATCGATAACGATTTGGCGATCGAACCGTCCCGGACGAAGAAGCGCGGGATCCAAAACATCCGGCCTGTTGGTAGCCGCGATGAGGATAACGCCTTCCTGCGTATTAAAACCGTCCATCTCGACTAAAAGCGCGTTCAGCGTCTGCTCTCTCTCGTCGTGGCCGCCGCCTATGCCGGCAAATCTCTGGCGCCCGACAGCGTCGATCTCATCGATGAATATGATAGCTCCCCGTCCGCTCGTCTTTGCCGAGCGCTTCGCCTGCTCAAAAAGGTCGCGCACCCTCGAGGCGCCGACGCCCACGAACATCTCCACAAAGTCTGAACCCGATATTGACAAAAACGGTACGTTCGCTTCGCCCGCTACGGCCTTGGCTAAGAGCGTCTTGCCGGTGCCCGGATGGCCCATAAGCAAAACACCTTTCGGTATTTTCCCGCCGAGCCTCTGGAATTTTCTGGGATCCTTCAAAAATTCGATAACTTCCTTTAATTCTTCCTTGGCTTCGTCCACACCGGCAACGTCGGCAAAGGTTATTTTAAGATTCTGATCAGAGGCGAGCGTGGCGCGGGATTTACCAAACGCCCATATCTTCCCGCCGCCTGCTCCGCCCGGAGAGCGATACGCGAATATCCACAGAAACAGGATAAACAAAAACATCGGCCCGAGCGAATAGAAAAGATTTACCAAAAGCGTCTTCGGCGGTTTTATGTCGAAGGTCTTGACATTCTCCCTGAGAAGCCGCATAAGATCCGGATCGTTCTCCGGGATGTTTACGACAAACTTCTCACCCGTCGACAATTCCCCCTTTATTATATTCTCTATTTTTACCGCGGACCTTATCTGTTGTGAAGCGGGATTGTCTTTCAGAAGCCCGAAGAACCCGGAATACGCTATCTCCCGCGTAGGCTTTTCAATACTCTGATTAACGGTTCCGAAAAGATATATAACACCGAGTATCATGAACATCCATATGACAAAATTACCGACGCTCTTCTGTTGTTTCGAAGGTTGTTTTTTATTATTTCGTTTAGCCATTACAGCACCGCTCCTTTTGGTTCATATCTTAACAAAATTAAAATTATAAGGCAAGGTTATATTATGCGGAATATAAGATGCGTTGCCGTGCGTCCGGCCCGTACACTTCCGGGCAAGTCCACGGAATTGCCTTTTCTGCCGGTACGTATCAATGCTTCGATCTCTTTCCAATGCCTGAAGGACAATTTCTTGACCTCACCCCCCGCTTTTTCCAGGGAATCCCTCAATATCTCTTTCTGTATCGCCCTGGGCTGGACGATAATATCCTTCAGCGCCATCTCGACAACGCGTCCTTTCACGCGCACGATGTCTCTCTGGGCGCGAGCCTTCTCTTGAGATATAAATTCAAAATCCTCCCGCAGGTGTTCAGCGAGATTAAATAAGGAACGTTTCAGCCGGGGGTTATATTTTTCTAAAAAAGGCATTATTTCACCCCTTATTACATTCCGGAAATATATAGGCTCGGCATTGGTACTATCGATCCTGTAAGGTATCGACTCGGCATCCAGGTAATCCGTTATCTCGGTCTTTTCGAGCTCTATCAGCGGCCGTATCATTCTAAAAGAGCCCTCGCTTCTGACGGGCGATATACCGACGAGGCCTTTCAGTGAAGCCCCCTTCAGGATTCGCATAAGCACCGTCTCTGCCTGGTCATCCAGCGTATGCCCGGTAGCTATAGAATCCGCGCCGACAGAAGCGGCCGCGTTATTAAAAAAAATATACCTCGCCTCGCGAGCCGCTTCTTCCATGGACAGCCCGCCCGTCTTAGCGCTTCTCAATTTTATCTTCTTATGAATAAACTTCAAACCGAGGGTAGCCGAATATTTTTTTACAAACATCGAATCATCCGAAGATTCTTTGCCGCGGATGCCATGGTCGAGATTGCAGACTACGATCTCTTTTATCCGGAGCTTGTTTTTCAGGCGCGCGAGAAGATGGAGCAGTAGTATAGAATCGGGGCCGCCCGATACCGCGGCCAGGACAGTATCGCCGGATTTGACCATATCATAACTGCGCATGGTCTTAAGAACCTTCTCCACGATATTATTTTTCATTGGATTTCGGAATTACGGTTAGTAGGAGATGCCGCCCCTGGCTTTTACCTCTTCCTTTATCTTTTCTGCGGATGGTCTCGATTCTTCTGTCGTTTGTATTTTACTTGTATCGACCGGCCCCGACTTAGTCAACGCTATAGCCGCCGCGTCCGCGGCCGCGACCTTATCTGCTATCTCGCTACGCATGCGGATCCTGGTATCCTGTATCTTAGCAACCGCCTGAGCGGAGACCTTACGCTCTTCGGCGGATTTTTTCACGCTCGCCTTGATCCGATCCAGCGTCGGCATAATGTTTTCCGGTATGCTATAAACCGTCCCGGCGCTTTCCTTCAAGACCTCTTCTACCGCCGGACGAACAGGCGCTGGAACATTCTCACGTAGCATCTCCCTGACAAAGAGGGCCGCGACAAAAAGTATTATCGCCACCGCCATCGTTATGATAACAGCCGCGCTTTTCAGGTTAAATCCGTCAGGCAGTTTCATTTTTAATCCTCCGCCCACAATACTTTTGCATATATGATCCTGCCGTTCGAATCTTTCGCCGCCGGAAAATACGCCGGCGCGATCAGCGAAAGACGGGCATCGTACTCGTAATCCTTGGTATAACCGGTCACCTTATCTCCCGTATCCGCATTGAAGGTTCCCACCGCTCCCCTGGTAGTTTGCGTTACCCCGCCGTAAAGGTACAAATCGCCTTTAAGGACGGAGTCATAATTGTACACCTCGAACGACCCACTAACCGCGACTATATACGCGTCTATCTCCAGATTATAGGGAGCCGATGAACTCACATAAACGTTATTTTGAGACACGAGCCCGAGAAGATCGCTGGACGATGAATTGACTCTCGGATCGGTGTTGTACAGAATATTGCCTGTCACGTATATATCCGAGGCCGCGCCTAATGTGACGGATCCATTGACTACGCCGGACACGTTTACGGTACCGGTAGATACATAAATAGCGCCGTTTGTAGGAATCGCATAATTGGTAGATGTCCTGCCGTTATCGTAATTAAGTGTCCCGTTGGACAGGAACGTAACGCTCTGCGTATGGAGCGGAGACGTAGCCCGCGTCAACAACAATCCACCCGACGTAGAAGCCGCAGTCTGTATCGAACTCAAAAGACCTAATGATGACGGCGTCTGCATGGCAGTTGCTCCCAATGTCAGCGAATCATAGAACTCGGGATTATCACCCGGAGGGCCTCCATGATAATAATTTATGGCTGACCCGACGCTGGAAACAGGGCCTTCGAATATCGGGTTGCCGCATATGTTAAGACTGTCGTTCGTAAATAACGGCCCGGTTAAATGGTCGCCAGTCGTGAACCATATCGGCGTCTTCCAAAACCAGAAGAGTTCGTTCTCGCTATTGCTGAAATATCCGTATCTGGAAAAAGAGACCTGTTTCACGGTAATGGAAACCTGCCGCGATACGCCGCCATAAGTACCGGTAGAAACTATGCGATAAGTAATCGTACTTCCCGACACCGACGTTACAGTCGCTGAATACGTTCCCGAAAAACCACCGCCGAGCGTAAAAGTACCTGAGGCCGCGGAAGTGCTCCCCCCTCGTAAATCCATAAACTTTTTGGCAAGCCCCGCTTCAGCTATATAATATGCGCGCATTGCTTTTGAGGCGTTCTTTGCGCGAGCGAGGTCATTGAATGAGATAAGGAAAATCGAGGCCAGGCTCAATATCACGAGCACGATTATCACCATGGCAAACACCAGCATGAAACCTTTTTTACCGCGCGCACTGCTCATTTCGAGACGTTCCTTAGGTTAACATAGGTCGTAAGAGAACCCGACGCCGTTCTGCCTGATACCGTCTTAGTAACGGCCAGGTATATCGCCACTGTCTCATTGTCCAAATACCCCGAAGGTTCCCAAAACCGCAGTACTACCGTAGCCCCGCTCTGTGGACTATATACGGTACTAGTGTTGGGGGTCTGCGTAGGGTCTTCGTAGTATATTGTTCCGCTCGACGCCATATAATACTTACGCGTATAACCATCCATGCCGGTAAAATCTACCTCCGTAATGTCGGGAATGGTAAATGAAGACGCTGAACGCAGGCCATACCTGGTACCGCTTTCCTCCAACCCCTTAATAATTCTATTCATCATCCAGTCGACGTCCCTCTGAAGCCCCTGAGCCGTTAACCCGGTAAGATACATGGTTCTGCTTACCACGAACACGCCGACTGCGGAAGCGAATAGTATCACCGTTATTACCGAGACTACCAGCACTTCCACCAGCGTATGAGCGCGTTTTGTTAGCATACTACCCCTAATTTGCCTGCGAATCGTTCGCGATATAAGTACCGCCGTACTCGTAAACAGTTTTTCTTCTACCGAAAAAAGACTCATTCCAGCTTAGCTGGATAAGCACCTTCTTGTAATAGGAGTCGGGTGTGCTGACGGTCACGGTCTGAGTAGCCGTAAGGTCGCCGGAAGTTGTATCCGGAGTGCCCCTCGTATCGAGGGTAACCGTGGACGTACTGCTGGCAATGCCGGAAAAAGAGAGTTTTCTTAAACTCTCGATCTTCTGCTGAATAACATATATAGCCTGCATCTTATGTTTGGCCAATGACCCACAGGCACGGCTGACGACGATAACGTTTACGCCGGCAAGCCACACTATGGTCAGCAAAAACACCGCTACCACAGATTCCGTAAGAGTGAAGGCTCTTTTATTGTTTAGAGTCGATTTCATAACCCTCTATCCGCACTTCTTCCGCGATCTCGAAATTTTTCTGAAAGTTCATATCGCCCGTAAGCTCAGGCGCCTTAAACTGGCCGTCATGCGCGCCATTCGCTATCCTGGCCGCGCGGTACTTTTCAAAACCGCCGGCGCCGACGATCTTCATGACGGGCTCAACCAGAACGCCCTCATTCCTCAAGTCGTTATATTCCCTATTCTCCACGCGCAGACCATCTTCTATGCGCGTGAGCAGGTTTTTCTTAAGACGCGCATCGTAATCCCCGTCGAACTCCACCAGGAAAATGTAACGCCCCGGAGTCGTCGGCTCGATGGTTGCCGAGAAGAACTTTAGCAGCACCCCCGTCTTCTCGACCGCGCCGAGAACCGCCGCGTTAACCTGCGACTCATACATCTTCTCGCCCGTCAGAGAGACCGAGTTCGTGCCTTTCTGCACAAACTCTATTATCGGCACTTTGTTAAAAAATCCGTTCACTGTAATTATATCATCAATATTATATCTATACAACCCGCCCGGCGTTGTCACGATAAGAAAATACTCTTTTCCCTTTTCCAGCTCGTCACACAGGAGAAATCTCTTTTTCGGATTAGCCATCTCATCCTTCGGAATAAACTCGTAGAAGTTGGTCTTCAACGCAAGCACCGAACCTGCGCCGGCGTCGGTCATCGGAATA
Proteins encoded in this region:
- a CDS encoding NAD(P)H-hydrate dehydratase → MISIDSIRDAFPKRRSDSHKGDFGRVLVVAGSCGYTGAAYLAAQAAVRAGSGLVTLAVPESIHGILASKLTEVMVKPFAETPERALDLDAQSELLSFAKKCSVFAVGPGLSQDKATAQLVRRIAPRLKGPIVLDADGISAFCGYTDALKKATGSGASIVLTPHPGELAKLTGRSVEDIQKSRKDIALKVACEYNIVLVLKGHGTVVADPSGKLYINDTGNPGMASGGVGDVLTGVIAAFLAQGANTFDAAVLGVYFHGLAGDIAAKEKGILSLIATDILDKLPEALRQLG
- the acpS gene encoding holo-ACP synthase, with translation MIFGAGVDIVEIFRMRDAIAKWGDNFLKKIFTDKEIEYSNSKRFACQHLAARFAAKEAVVKAFGEPKKFPIRWTEIEVLNDAEGKPEIKFHAGALKLMKKKKISNVLLSMSHSRNYAIANVILTNGAE
- a CDS encoding pyridoxine 5'-phosphate synthase, whose product is MPKLGVNIDHVATLREARKTYMPDPIEAAVLCEAAGCDSIVCHLREDRRHINDADVTTLRESVRTRFNLEMSIVPEIVGIACRVKPDQATLVPERRQEVTTEGGLDVRGNLKKVSSAVARLKDGGIDVSLFIGPSFAQIDAAVKSGATIIELHTGEYANAATDTARKRELETLKKAVRHAASLGLEVNAGHGLNYENTFDVARIPKMNELNIGHSIISRAIFVGIEAAVREMLEIVR
- the cdaA gene encoding diadenylate cyclase CdaA, with the protein product METVNVWKIVLEILILWYVIYMILLFVKGTRSEQLLKGLVIVTLIFIGTQQLGLNVINWVITRLFPISVIALLFVFQPELRRGLAQLGQFGRHQENIEAMDEVSKAAAALARKKIGALIVIERETGLKSYVETGTVIDSEVTAYLITSIFLQQSPLHDGAIILQHGRLTAAGCVLPLPQEEKDLPKYMGMRHRAAVGISEETDAVCVVVSEETGNISVANGGKLHYGLDEDNLNKMLKDLFCKPAKRRERVRVLPSLKAKKG
- the folP gene encoding dihydropteroate synthase — encoded protein: MKRRKFKPICIMGILNTTPDSFSDGGKYFNKRSALVHAMKMVRDGADIIDIGGESTRPGARDVSADEELSRVIPVITAISKRCDVVISVDTRKSEVAEEALRSGARIINDISGLKHDPAMAAVAARYGASVIVMHMKGTPKSMQKAPRYRDLIAEIKTGLRESLCVARTAGIETDKLIIDPGIGFGKTLNHNLEILNRLEEFKAFGLPLCVGVSRKSFIGNILGRPAADRLAGTIAACVVAVTKGADILRVHDVREAADAFEVTRRILNLRT
- the ftsH gene encoding ATP-dependent zinc metalloprotease FtsH encodes the protein MAKRNNKKQPSKQQKSVGNFVIWMFMILGVIYLFGTVNQSIEKPTREIAYSGFFGLLKDNPASQQIRSAVKIENIIKGELSTGEKFVVNIPENDPDLMRLLRENVKTFDIKPPKTLLVNLFYSLGPMFLFILFLWIFAYRSPGGAGGGKIWAFGKSRATLASDQNLKITFADVAGVDEAKEELKEVIEFLKDPRKFQRLGGKIPKGVLLMGHPGTGKTLLAKAVAGEANVPFLSISGSDFVEMFVGVGASRVRDLFEQAKRSAKTSGRGAIIFIDEIDAVGRQRFAGIGGGHDEREQTLNALLVEMDGFNTQEGVILIAATNRPDVLDPALLRPGRFDRQIVIDMPDIVGREAILKVHAKNVKLDAATNLKTIARQTPGFSGADLANLVNEAALLAARRNNETVTMSELQEAMERVMAGPERKSKIISKPEKAIVSYHESGHALLALIIPGADPLHKVSILPRGMALGYTIRLPIEDRYIVSKTELLGRIAGLLGGRASEEITFHEVSTGAQNDLEVATALARKMVTRFGMSERLGHLTFGHKEEQIFLGRDIMEERNYSDQTALVIDQEIRKIIDECYERAKSELIKHQDKLKLLADRLLEKEIMEIGEIRELTGFKADEKKEV
- the tilS gene encoding tRNA lysidine(34) synthetase TilS, with amino-acid sequence MKNNIVEKVLKTMRSYDMVKSGDTVLAAVSGGPDSILLLHLLARLKNKLRIKEIVVCNLDHGIRGKESSDDSMFVKKYSATLGLKFIHKKIKLRSAKTGGLSMEEAAREARYIFFNNAAASVGADSIATGHTLDDQAETVLMRILKGASLKGLVGISPVRSEGSFRMIRPLIELEKTEITDYLDAESIPYRIDSTNAEPIYFRNVIRGEIMPFLEKYNPRLKRSLFNLAEHLREDFEFISQEKARAQRDIVRVKGRVVEMALKDIIVQPRAIQKEILRDSLEKAGGEVKKLSFRHWKEIEALIRTGRKGNSVDLPGSVRAGRTATHLIFRII